Proteins encoded within one genomic window of Glycine soja cultivar W05 chromosome 1, ASM419377v2, whole genome shotgun sequence:
- the LOC114410897 gene encoding uncharacterized protein LOC114410897: protein MRSDKGPWKDAKIMRMVQNGDHKCSKKKVCHKVRKRKKILRNTRLPNWRQIIPPSFLQLLYRYFIWRHVNLEVSLKVLFLKILIFMQPQLPMQKKVVGEHIALGSILVLP, encoded by the exons ATGCGCTCTGATAAGGGCCCTTGGAAGGATGCAAAAATTATGAGG ATGGTTCAAAATGGTGATCACaaatgttcaaaaaaaaaagtgtgtcacaaggtgaggaagagaaagaaaattctaAG GAACACAAGACTTCCAAATTGGAGGCAAATCATACCCCCTAGCTTTCTCCAGTTGTTGTATAG GTATTTTATCTGGAGGCATGTGAATTTGGAAGTATCTTTGAAGGTCTTATTCCTGAAGATATTAATATTTATGCAACCACAACTTCCAATGCAGAAGAAAGTAGTTGGGGAACATATTGCCCTGGGGAGTATCCTAGTCCTCCCCTAG
- the LOC114406649 gene encoding centromere/kinetochore protein zw10 homolog encodes MEPTRKIVMIAVGENITLLWAFHGPCWPWGSLASSHSLDIAGLELVDPLSADIQEVLVNFMEKAVRFDVDLNQVEVKYHLEVENVNGIQLQTVLEAMDVVGILEYGLAKVADLMIKYLNAETLFHGFG; translated from the exons ATGGAACCCACACGCAAAATAGTTATGATAGCTGTGGGGGAAAACATAACATTGTTGTGGGCCTTCCATGGTCCATGTTGGCCGTGGGGAAGTCTTGCCTCTTCTCATTCATTGGACATTGCTGGCTTGGAGTTAGTGGATCCACTTTCTGCTGAT ATTCAAGAGGTCCTCGTGAACTTTATGGAAAAGGCAGTACGATTTGATGTGGATTTGAATCAAGTTGAAGTCAAGTATCACTTAGAAGTTGAGAATGTGAATGGGATTCAATTACAAACAGTTCTGGAGGCAATGGAT GTAGTTGGTATTCTAGAGTATGGGCTTGCTAAAGTTGCTGATTTGATGATCAAGTat CTGAATGCCGAAACACTTTTTCATGGTTTCGGCTAA